The Megalobrama amblycephala isolate DHTTF-2021 linkage group LG13, ASM1881202v1, whole genome shotgun sequence genome contains a region encoding:
- the serinc2l gene encoding serine incorporator 1 yields the protein MGACMALCSLASCASCLCGSAPCLLCGCCPSSNNSTVTRLVFSFFLLLGTLVSVIMILPGMETQLRKIPGFCQGGTTIPGIENHVNCDVIVGYKSVYRMCFAMACFFFLFSAIMIRVKSSKDPRAAFQNGFWFFKFLILVGITVGAFFIPDGTFHDVWFYFGIVGSFMFILIQLILLIDFAHSWNEVWMRNAEEGNSKCWFSGLLFFTILHYALAFAAIVLFYLYYTKPDNCAEHKFFISFNLILCIIVSVVSILPKVQDASPQSGLLQSSIITLYTMYVTWSAMTNNPNRECNPSLLSLVSNISTTEAMPTSSPGMVQWWDAQGIVGLVIFLFCTFYASIRSSSNAQVNRLMQTEEGKGTVGGEEVGEDGLRRVVDNEEDGVTYNYSFFHFHLLLASLYIMMTLTNWYKPDTTTQAMQSTMPAVWVKISSSWLSLGLYLWTLVAPLMFPNRDFN from the exons GCCTCATGTTTGTGTGGCTCTGCACCATGTCTACTCTGTGGCTGTTGTCCTTCTTCCAACAACTCCACCGTCACCCGACTGGTCTTCTCTTTTTTCCTCCTTCTGGGAACACTGGTGTCTGTAATCATGATCTTGCCAGGCATGGAGACGCAGCTCCGCAAG ATTCCTGGCTTTTGTCAAGGGGGGACCACAATACCAGGGATCGAGAACCATGTTAACTGTGACGTGATTGTCGGCTACAAATCAGTCTACCGCATGTGCTTTGCTATGGCGTgcttctttttccttttttctgcAATTATGATTCGCGTAAAAAGCAGCAAAGATCCTCGTGCTGCTTTTCAGAACGG GTTCTGGTTCTTCAAGTTTCTGATCCTAGTTGGCATCACTGTCGGAGCCTTTTTCATCCCAGATGGCACATTTCATGATg tttgGTTCTACTTTGGTATTGTGGGCTCCTTCATGTTCATCCTGATCCAGCTTATCCTCCTAATTGACTTTGCCCACTCCTGGAATGAGGTGTGGATGAGGAATGCTGAGGAGGGCAACAGCAAATGTTGGTTCTCAG GTCTGTTGTTCTTTACTATCCTGCATTACGCCCTGGCCTTTGCTGCGATTGTGCTGTTTTATCTATACTACACCAAACCTGACAACTGCGCCGAACACAAGTTCTTTATCAGCTTCAACCTTATTCTCTGCATCATCGTATCTGTGGTATCCATTCTGCCAAAAGTGCAG GATGCCTCACCTCAGTCTGGTCTGCTTCAGTCCTCTATTATTACTCTGTACACTATGTATGTCACCTGGTCTGCCATGACCAACAATCCTA ATCGTGAATGTAACCCTAGTTTGCTCAGTCTGGTGTCCAATATCAGCACAACTGAGGCAATGCCCACAAGCTCACCTGGGATGGTGCAGTGGTGGGATGCTCAAGGCATTGTGGGATTGGTCATCTTCCTCTTCTGCACCTTTTATGCCAG CATTCGTTCATCCAGTAATGCTCAGGTGAACAGGCTGATGCAGACAGAGGAAGGAAAGGGCACTGTGGGAGGGGAGGAGGTGGGCGAAGATGGTCTGCGGCGTGTTGTGGATAACGAAGAGGACGGCGTCACATACAACTACTCCTTTTTCCACTTCCACCTCTTACTGGCCTCTCTCTACATCATGATGACTCTCACTAACTGGTACAA ACCTGATACAACCACTCAGGCCATGCAGAGCACTATGCCTGCAGTGTGGGTGAAGATCAGCTCCAGCTGGCTGAGTCTGGGGCTCTACCTGTGGACGCTTGTGGCTCCTCTCATGTTCCCCAATCGAGACTTCAACTGA